From Streptomyces sp. SAI-135:
CGTCGGCCGGGGCGGGCAGCAGGGCGCCGCCCGCGAGCGCGCCGCCGCCCAGGAGGTTGCGGCAGGCGACCAGGGCGACCAGCAGCAGCACCAGGAAGAGCACCGGCCCCGGCTTGCGGGCGATGCGCTTGAGGCGGGCGAACTGCTCGATCTCCAGGAACTCCGCGTCGTCACCGCCGGGCCCGGACTCGATGCCGCCGCCGTGGCGCCCCGCCGTGGAGGCCTCGGTGTCGGAGCCGCCGAAGAGATTGCCCGCGACCTGCTCCACGGTGGCCCGCACGGTCGCGCCGGGCGGCGGGAACAACTGTCTGAGCTCGTCCTTGTCGACGACCGGCTTGCCGCGCCTGCTCCGCCCGGCGATGATCCGCTCGGGCCGCAGCAGGGTGCCGAGGAGACCGCGGATCTCGTCGAGGGCCTGTCCGGGGACCTTGCCGACGAGGTAGGCGACGGTCCGCAGCAGGGTGCCGACGACCAGGCGCACCAGCACCCAGGGCAGCGCGGCCGTGCGGGTGTTGACGAGCAGGGTGTAGGCGGCGCCGGCCTTGTCGACCTTGTGCGGGGACGCGGTGGTGCGGCCCGCGCAGTCGACGGTGCGGCGCTCGCGGGAGGCCGCCTCGGCATGGCGTACGACGGCCTCGGGAGCGATGAGGACGCGGTGGCCGGCGGCCTGGGCGCGCCAGCACAGGTCGACGTCGTCCCGCATGAGGGGCAGGCGCCGGTCGAAGCCGCCGAGCTGCTCGAACAGGTCGCGGCGGATCAGCATGCCGGCGGTGGACACCGACAGCACGGACCGGACGTGGTCGTGCTGGCCCTGGTCCTGTTCGCGGCGGTCCAGGCCCGTCCAGCGGCGTCCGGAGTTGGCGATGGAGACGCCGACCTCCAGGAGCTGCCGCTTGTCGTACCAGCCGCGGAGTTTGGGGCCCACGACGGCGACGTCGTCGCGGCCGAGCTCCAGTTCGTTGTCCACGACGCGCAGCAGCTGGGCCAGGGCGTCGGGTTCGGGGGCGCAGTCGTCGTGCAGCAGCCACAGCCACTGGACCGGTTCGCCGTGCGGCAGCTCCGGCAGGTCGTAGGCGTCGTCGCGCCACGTGCGCGTGACCGGGTCCCAGCCGCTCGGTCGCTTGAGGTACGGCAGCTCGTCCGGCGTGAGGACCGGGGCGGTGCGGTTCGCCTCCTCGACGGCCTGGCCGAAACCGGTGCGCCGGGCGAGGTGCAGGACCCGGTCGGCGCCGAGGGCGTCGGTGACCAGTTGCGCGGAGTCGTCGGCGCTGCCGGTGTCGGCGGCCACGGCGAACTGCACGGGGCGCTCCTGGCCGAGCAGCCCGGCGAGCGCGTCGGGCAGCCAGCGGGCGCCGTCGTGGGAGACGAGCACCGCGGTCACCACATGACGCGGGAACTCAGGAGTGGCAGCGTGGTCTTGGGCTGCCGTGTGGCTGTGCACGGACATCGAGGTACGGGCCCCGGTTCGGTGGACTGCGGTGGACGCCTGTGCCCTGAGGGGGCGACGAGGCGTCTCGGACGAGCGCCCACACTATCGGCTGGGCACGACGGCGGCCCGCCGCCTGTGGACAACCAGGTGCGACGGGCCGTTCGGTTGCGTGCGAGAAGTGCGGTGGAGCCTGCCTCGGGTCAGACGGCGGCCTTCTTCAGCCTGCGGCGTTCGCGTTCCGACAGGCCGCCCCAGATGCCGAAGCGCTCGTCGTTGGCGAGGGCGTACTCGAGGCACTCGGAGCGGACCTCGCAGGAGAGGCAGACCTTCTTGGCCTCGCGGGTGGAGCCGCCCTTCTCCGGGAAGAAGGACTCGGGGTCGGTCTGGGCGCACAGCGCGCGCTCCTGCCAGCCGAGTTCCTCGTCCGCGTCGTCGACCAGCAGTTGCTGCACCGTCTCGGTCATGTGCGCCCCTCGTCTGTCTTTCGCGTCCCCGTGTGACGGCCGTTACCGATTTCGGCTGAACGACACGAGTGAAATTACAAGTGTGCTGCTCCGGGCGAGTCAAGCCGAGATCTGCTATTGGGCCCCTTATTCACTCTGCGGAACCAAGGCCTTGCTGAAAGTGTTCAAATCGGCATAAACCTTGACAAGCAGATGAGACCCGAGAGGGCTGCCGAACCACGCCAGGCCTTTCGGGCCTGTACGGGGAAGGACGCCCATCAGTTCGAACTCGTTCCGTACGCGCACCGGGAAGTCGCGAGGGACTCACGGCCCGTGCGCCCGGTTGTGCGCCATGTGTCCCGGTCCGCACCTGAACAAACCTTTCACCATGGAGATGGACCGGATGAGGTGAAACATGTCCCACTTCCAGGGTGTCGAGTTGACAGTGAAGGTGTGAGCCGCTGTCCTTGTGGGCATGCTCGCGAACTTGGCACTCACCTCGACCCGCACGGCCGGGTCCCACGGTGCTGCCCGCGCTCGCTGTAGCTGTTGTTGCTGTTCCAGCTGTTGAGCCCAACGCGCTCCGGCTGCTCCTGAGTCCACCGTGACTCGGCTGCTAGTGCCCCGCCCGCACCCGGGCATTCCTGTCTTCCCGTGATCCGGGCGGACGGTACGCGACACCCAGTCAGCCCCCACTCTTCGCCGAGGACCCACCGCATCCCATGAACAGCGACAACGACCTCCAGATCGCCGGCGACCTCCTCGAGGTCCCGCACCTCCTCCAGGCACCCCGCGAGCACCCGGCCACCGTCGCCGAGTTCGTCGGGCTGGCCCGCTCCATCGCGGCCGACCGCTCGCAGTGGGCCCACCTGGTCCAGTACGACGCGACGAGCCGCTGGTACCACCGGCTGCGCACCGGCCCCGGCTACGAGGTGTGGCTGCTGTCCTGGGTGCCAGGACAGGGCAGCGGCCTGCACGACCACGGCCCGTCCTCCGGTGTCCTCACCGTTCTGGAGGGTGCGCTGACCGAGCGGACCGAGCGGGGCACGCGCGCGCTGGCGGCGGGGGCGCAGCGGGTGTTCGCGCCGGGGTACGTGCACGAGGTCGTCAACGACGCGCTGGAACCGGCGGTGAGCCTGCACGTCTACTACCCGGGCCTGACCGAGATGCCCATGCACACGGCCTGCACCGCCCGCGAGACCTACGACGAGGCCGACGTCGTCACCGCGTGACGTGATGTCGTACCCGCCTGCAAGACTGGCTTCCATGCGAATCGTGGTTCTGGCAGGCGGCATCGGCGGTGCCCGTTTCCTGCGTGGTCTGAAGCAGGCCGCGCCGGACGCGGACATCACGGTCATCGGCAACACCGGGGACGACATCCACCTCTTCGGGCTGAAGGTCTGCCCCGACCTGGACACGGTGATGTACACGCTCGGCGGCGGCATCAACGAGGAACAGGGATGGGGCCGGGCCGACGAGACCTTCCACCTCAAGGAGGAGCTCGCGGCGTACGGCGTCGGGCCCGAGTGGTTCGGGCTCGGGGACCGGGACTTCGCCACACACATCGTGCGGACGCAGATGATCGGTGCCGGGTATCCGCTGAGCGCGGTGACCGAGGCACTGTGCGACCGGTGGAAGCCGGGCGTGCGGCTGATCCCGATGACCGACGACCGGGTCGAGACCCATGTCGCGGTCGAGATCGACGGCGAGCGCAAGGCCGTGCACTTCCAGGAGTACTGGGTGCGGCTGCGGGCGTCCGTGCCGGCCCACGCGGTGGTGCCGGTGGGAGCGGAGCAGGCCAAGCCGGCGCCGGGGGTCCTGGAGGCGATCGCGGAGGCGGACGTCGTGCTGTTCCCGCCGTCCAACCCCGTCGTGTCCGTCGGCACCATCCTGGCCGTGCCCGGGATCCGCGAGGCGATCGCCGAGGCCGGGGTGCCGGTCGTGGGGCTGTCCCCCATCGTCGGGGACGCGCCCGTGCGCGGCATGGCCGACAAGGTGCTCGCGGCGGTCGGCGTCGAGTCCACGGCCGCGGCGGTCGCCGAGCACTACGGCTCGGGGCTGCTGGACGGCTGGCTCGTCGACACCGTGGACGAGGGCGCGGTCGGGCGGGTCGAGTCGGCCGGCATCCGCTGCCGGGCCGTACCGCTGATGATGACCGACCTCGACGCGACCGCGCGGATGGCGCGGGAGGCGCTGGAGCTGGCGGAGGAGGTGCGCGGAGCTTGAGCGGGATGCTTGCCGACGGCTACCGGGTCTGGGCCGTTCCCGGTCTTCCCGAGGTGCAGCGGGGGGACGACCTCGCCAAGATGATCGCCGCCGCCGAGCCCGGCCTGGCGGACGGGGACGTCCTGCTCGTCACCTCGAAGATCGTGTCCAAGGCGGAGGGGCGGGCCGTCGAGGCCGGCGACCGGGAGGCCGCGATCGACGCCGAGACCGTACGGGTCGTGGCGCGGCGCGGCCCGCTCCGGATCGTCGAGAACCGGCAGGGGCTGGTGATGGCCGCCGCCGGGGTGGACGCCTCCAACACCCCTTCGGGGACCGTGCTGCTGCTGCCCGAGGACCCGGACGCGTCCGCGCGGGCGATCCGGGACGGGCTGCGGGACGCCCTCGGGGTCGACGTCGGCGTCGTCGTCACCGACACCTTCGGGCGGCCCTGGCGCACCGGGCTCACCGATGTCGCGATCGGCGCCGCCGGGGTGCGGGTGCTGGACGATCTGCGGGGCGGGACGGACGCGTACGGCAATCCGCTGAGCGCGACCGTAGTGGCGACGGCCGACGAGCTGGCCGCCGCCGGTGATCTCGTCAAGGGCAAGGCAGCCGGACTGCCCGTCGCCGTGGTGCGCGGGCTGGCGCACGTGGTGGACGGGGAGCACGGGGAGGGGGCGCGGGCCATGGTGCGTCACGCGCGCGACGACATGTTCCGGCTGGGGACCTCCGAGGCGGTGCGGGAGGCGGTGGCCCAGCGGCGTACCGTACGGGCCTTCACCGACGAGCCCGTCGACCCCGGGGCCGTGCGGCGGGCGGTGGCGCTCGCGGTGACCGCGCCCGCGCCGCACCACACCACGCCGTGGCGGTTCGTGCTGCTGGAGTCCGCCGAGTCCCGGACCCGTCTCCTCGACGCCATGCGGGACGCCTGGATCGCCGATCTGCGGCGGGACGGGAAGTCGGAGGAGTCCATCGCGAAGCGGGTGCGCAGAGGGGACGTCCTGCGGAACGCTCCCTATCTCGTCGTGCCGTGTCTCGTGATGAACGGGTCGCACACGTACGGCGACGTGCGGCGGGACGCGGCCGAGCGGGAGATGTTCGTGGTCGCCGCGGGAGCCGGGGTGCAGAACTTCCTCGTCGCGCTGGCCGGGGAGCGGCTGGGGTCGGCGTGGGTGTCGTCCACGATGTTCTGCCGGGACGTGGTGCGGGAGGTGCTGGGGCTGCCGGAGGACTGGGATCCGATGGGGGCCGTGGCGGTGGGGCATCCCGCGGAGGAGTCCCGGCCCCGGCCCGAGCGGGAGGCCGGGAGCTTCATCGAGGTGCGGTGAGATGCGGTGAGGTGCGTCTAGTCTCGTAGGGCCTCCCCACCGGTTTCTCTCGTACCCCAGGACATCACTCGTGGCAGGACGTTTCGCCCCCAGGCCCACGCGTACGACCGTGCGCGGTGGGGAGGTCGTCGTGCCCGCCGCGCGGCGGGAGGCGGCGGCGCGGGTGGAGGCCCCGCTGGTGCGCACATGGCGGCCGCAGTGGCCCGTCGAACTCGGGCTGGTGCTCGGGGCGCTGCGGCGCGGGCCGGCGGATCCCACCTTCCGGGCGCTGCCGGACGGGTCCGTGTGGCGGGCCAGCCGCACGCCTGCCGGGCCCGGGACCCTGCGGGTGTGCGTGTACGGCGGTGAGGTGCGCGGCGAGGCGTGGGGGCCGGGCGGTGAGTGGCTGCTGTCGCAGTTGCCGGAGATGCTCGGGGCCGCGGACGATCCCTCCGCCTTCGTGCCCCGGCACCGGGTCGTGGCGCACTCCTGGCATCGGCGGCCGGGGCTGCGGCTGACGCGGACCGGGCTGGTGCTGGAGTCGTTGATCCCTTCCGTGCTGGAGCAGAAGGTCACGACGGACGAGGCGTACCGGGCGTGGCGGCTGCTGGTGCGGAAGTTCGGGGAGCCGGCGCCGGGGCCTGCGGCGGGCGGGCGGTTGTGGGTGATGCCCTCGCCCCGGACATGGGCGTTGATTCCGTCGTGGGAGTGGCACCGGGCCGGGGTCGACAACAAGCGGGCCTCGACGATTCTGCGGTGCGTGCGGGTCGCTGCGCGGCTGGAGGAGGCGGTTTCGATGCCGCCGGCCGCGGCGCAGGCTCGGCTGGAGGTGGTGCCGGGGGTGGGGCCGTGGACTTCGGCGGAGGTGGTGCAGCGGAGTCATGGGGCGGCGGATGCGGTGACCGTGGGGGATCTGCATCTGCCGGGGATCGTGGGGTTCGCGCTCGCGGGGGACCGGGATGCGGATGACGCGGTGATGTTGTCGTTGCTGGAGCCGTATGCGGGGCAGCGGCATCGGGCGGCTCGGTTGATCTTGTTGAGTGGGCGTACGCCTCCTCGGCGGGCGCCGCGGATGACTCGGGGGGACATCGGGAGGTTGTGACGGGTGGGGGTCGGGGGGCTTTTTTCGCCCCCGCCGCCCCTACCCGTCCCTCCTCCAGGGGCTGCCGCCCCTTCGACCCCGCTGCCGGGGGCTCCGCCCCCGGACCCCCGCTCCTCAAACGCCGGAGGGGCTGAGTGTGCGGACCGGGGCTGCGCAAGTGCCGGGAGGGCAGGACCGCGCTTGACCGGGGCTACGCAAGCGCCTGGAGGGCAGGACCTCGCTTGACCAGGGCTGCGCAAGTGCCGGGAGGGCTGGGGGCACTGGTCCGTGGGGAACTGGGGTCACTGGTCCGAGGAGAAGCGGACCGCTCCTGCCGGGATGCGGGCGTCGCACCAGATCCTCATGCCGTCCCGCAGTTCGTTGTCGGCGCCGATGACCGCGCCGTCGCCTATGACCGTGCCGGTGAGGACGGAGCGTTCGCCGACGCGGGCCCCGGTGCCGATCAGGGAGTCGGTGATGACGGCACCCGGTTCGATCACCGCGCCCGGGAGGATGGTGGAGCCGAAGACCCGCGCGCCGTCCGCGACGTACGCGCCCTCTCCCACCACCGTGCCGCCCGTCAGCTTCGCGTCGGGGGCGACCCTCGCCGTGGGGAGGATCAGGCGGTCGCCGCAGCGGCCGGGGA
This genomic window contains:
- a CDS encoding coenzyme F420-0:L-glutamate ligase — its product is MLADGYRVWAVPGLPEVQRGDDLAKMIAAAEPGLADGDVLLVTSKIVSKAEGRAVEAGDREAAIDAETVRVVARRGPLRIVENRQGLVMAAAGVDASNTPSGTVLLLPEDPDASARAIRDGLRDALGVDVGVVVTDTFGRPWRTGLTDVAIGAAGVRVLDDLRGGTDAYGNPLSATVVATADELAAAGDLVKGKAAGLPVAVVRGLAHVVDGEHGEGARAMVRHARDDMFRLGTSEAVREAVAQRRTVRAFTDEPVDPGAVRRAVALAVTAPAPHHTTPWRFVLLESAESRTRLLDAMRDAWIADLRRDGKSEESIAKRVRRGDVLRNAPYLVVPCLVMNGSHTYGDVRRDAAEREMFVVAAGAGVQNFLVALAGERLGSAWVSSTMFCRDVVREVLGLPEDWDPMGAVAVGHPAEESRPRPEREAGSFIEVR
- a CDS encoding DNA-3-methyladenine glycosylase 2 family protein, with protein sequence MAGRFAPRPTRTTVRGGEVVVPAARREAAARVEAPLVRTWRPQWPVELGLVLGALRRGPADPTFRALPDGSVWRASRTPAGPGTLRVCVYGGEVRGEAWGPGGEWLLSQLPEMLGAADDPSAFVPRHRVVAHSWHRRPGLRLTRTGLVLESLIPSVLEQKVTTDEAYRAWRLLVRKFGEPAPGPAAGGRLWVMPSPRTWALIPSWEWHRAGVDNKRASTILRCVRVAARLEEAVSMPPAAAQARLEVVPGVGPWTSAEVVQRSHGAADAVTVGDLHLPGIVGFALAGDRDADDAVMLSLLEPYAGQRHRAARLILLSGRTPPRRAPRMTRGDIGRL
- a CDS encoding WhiB family transcriptional regulator, which codes for MTETVQQLLVDDADEELGWQERALCAQTDPESFFPEKGGSTREAKKVCLSCEVRSECLEYALANDERFGIWGGLSERERRRLKKAAV
- a CDS encoding cysteine dioxygenase family protein, which translates into the protein MNSDNDLQIAGDLLEVPHLLQAPREHPATVAEFVGLARSIAADRSQWAHLVQYDATSRWYHRLRTGPGYEVWLLSWVPGQGSGLHDHGPSSGVLTVLEGALTERTERGTRALAAGAQRVFAPGYVHEVVNDALEPAVSLHVYYPGLTEMPMHTACTARETYDEADVVTA
- the cofD gene encoding 2-phospho-L-lactate transferase gives rise to the protein MRIVVLAGGIGGARFLRGLKQAAPDADITVIGNTGDDIHLFGLKVCPDLDTVMYTLGGGINEEQGWGRADETFHLKEELAAYGVGPEWFGLGDRDFATHIVRTQMIGAGYPLSAVTEALCDRWKPGVRLIPMTDDRVETHVAVEIDGERKAVHFQEYWVRLRASVPAHAVVPVGAEQAKPAPGVLEAIAEADVVLFPPSNPVVSVGTILAVPGIREAIAEAGVPVVGLSPIVGDAPVRGMADKVLAAVGVESTAAAVAEHYGSGLLDGWLVDTVDEGAVGRVESAGIRCRAVPLMMTDLDATARMAREALELAEEVRGA